A stretch of Leucobacter aridicollis DNA encodes these proteins:
- a CDS encoding phosphodiester glycosidase family protein has protein sequence MAWFRRTPLTTTLAAGLCLGIAVGGITLAPQSALTASYAAPDTGGLDLGGRDSSLLRAETRQLAPGLKATSFDRLQGEGWVTGDVLIADLGTPTLSMDVRDSGSLTRPAPVTEHTLGEHAVAAVNGSFFDINNSGVAQGTNVSSSEGVKTTSGSPVESFTLSGGIAAIQALASAATLEIGGATHDVSTVNNIGIPANGIGYFTPMWGEYPVARAIGGPSNIDPKFLRVEVADGVVTRISSDLAEITGPTAIAAGTGVVLARGDAVDLFAGVKAGDALPVTVAASSDVDLAISGNQRLVIDGAVVAEAGKGEPRTAVGVSADGSTVYVVSLDGRQSHSRGMALDELGEFMVELGAHNAVNLDGGGSSTLLMREPGTDALSVGNAPSDGHLRSVPNSLVFSSTAPDTGLVDVMVAPAPKLDDADAVFPGFSRTVSGIGLDANRGALATVGEFSVTGDNATLAAVDADTAKVTGVAPGTAPVTFTAEGKSATRELRVLGDLDRLRASQSVIALVDENGSETVTITGLDKDGFSAPIEASDLTVSAGADVSVESLDGNTFTITPRVASGAATVSFSAGDRRVDVAVTVGLEEAPVSDLANAKDWTFRADRATGEIAQTTGPNGEAALKLTYDFASSTGTRGAYAVAPEPIEIAGQPKALKMWVHGDGNSTWPRLQMKTGAGTTMNIDGPHTSWTGWQELTFNVPVGTAYPLKLERVRMMETSAAKQYTGETAFAGIRAVVAPEVAQPESPVVHDPLVVTNGTVDKRAQRIAVMSDAQFVARNPEGANVQGARQTLREILAAKPEMFVITGDFVDEAAPEDFDLARKILDEEIGNKLPWVYVPGNHEVMGGPIENFIAEFGPTKTKQQVGGTLVITLNTANGNFNSSDKQQMRFLEDALAEAENDSTITGVLVFAHHPVDDPKSSKDSQISDRIEAKRYQDRLAQFRADTGKSIASINGHAGVFHATSHEGVSTFLSGNSGKSPSSSPDKGGFTGWAMLGINPNSGVVGHDPAPVTSRTNWLQTEVKPRVDEVTLGASAAVPSAMTVGDTVTVDATISQDGGRIVPVQWPMSAVWDGEAVVIDDGAVETDKRGIALSASVSESAAESVVRFNPSTGALTATGAGQATLAVTVNGVTSEHTIEVSGDTTGPVDPGGPGESEGPGESGDGGDNGSGTKPGTGSVAGPGAGSEGEHNLAATGGHELQWTLAAVLVSALLTVGGLLVFWRRRSPNS, from the coding sequence GTGGCTTGGTTTAGACGAACACCCCTCACAACAACGCTCGCAGCCGGGCTCTGCCTCGGCATTGCCGTCGGCGGCATCACCCTCGCACCCCAGTCCGCTCTCACCGCCAGCTACGCTGCGCCCGACACCGGCGGCCTCGACCTCGGTGGCCGTGATTCGAGCCTGCTCCGCGCAGAGACTCGCCAGCTCGCCCCCGGGCTGAAGGCCACAAGCTTCGACAGGCTGCAGGGCGAGGGCTGGGTAACGGGCGACGTGCTCATCGCCGACCTCGGCACCCCGACTCTGTCTATGGATGTGCGCGACTCGGGCAGCCTCACGAGGCCGGCCCCGGTGACTGAGCACACGCTTGGCGAACACGCCGTGGCCGCGGTCAACGGATCATTCTTTGACATCAACAACTCCGGTGTCGCGCAGGGCACGAACGTTTCATCGAGCGAGGGCGTAAAGACGACGAGCGGCTCGCCCGTTGAGAGCTTCACGCTGAGCGGCGGTATCGCGGCGATCCAGGCCCTGGCCTCGGCAGCCACCCTTGAAATCGGTGGCGCCACTCATGATGTCAGCACGGTGAACAACATCGGTATCCCCGCGAACGGCATCGGCTACTTCACACCGATGTGGGGCGAATACCCCGTCGCCCGGGCTATTGGTGGCCCGTCGAATATCGACCCGAAGTTTCTGCGCGTTGAGGTCGCCGACGGGGTCGTGACGCGCATCTCGTCTGATCTCGCTGAGATCACCGGGCCCACCGCCATCGCGGCCGGCACCGGGGTCGTGCTTGCGCGCGGCGATGCAGTTGACCTCTTCGCAGGCGTGAAGGCCGGCGACGCATTGCCCGTCACGGTCGCCGCGAGCTCCGACGTCGACCTCGCAATCAGCGGTAATCAGCGGCTCGTCATTGACGGCGCGGTCGTCGCAGAGGCAGGCAAGGGCGAGCCCCGCACCGCGGTCGGCGTGAGCGCCGACGGCAGCACGGTCTACGTCGTTTCCCTTGACGGGCGTCAGAGCCACTCACGCGGCATGGCGCTCGACGAGCTCGGAGAGTTCATGGTTGAGCTCGGCGCGCACAACGCGGTCAACCTCGACGGCGGGGGCTCAAGCACCCTGCTCATGCGCGAACCCGGCACGGACGCGCTGAGCGTCGGGAACGCGCCGTCTGACGGGCACCTGCGCAGTGTGCCGAACAGCCTCGTGTTCTCGTCGACGGCCCCAGACACTGGCCTTGTTGACGTCATGGTGGCCCCCGCGCCAAAGCTTGACGACGCAGACGCGGTCTTCCCCGGGTTCTCACGCACCGTGTCGGGCATCGGCCTCGACGCGAACCGCGGTGCACTCGCAACCGTGGGCGAGTTCTCGGTCACCGGTGACAACGCGACGCTCGCCGCCGTCGACGCCGACACCGCCAAGGTCACCGGCGTCGCCCCCGGCACAGCACCCGTCACGTTTACGGCAGAGGGCAAATCGGCGACCCGCGAACTGCGCGTGCTCGGCGACCTCGACAGGCTCCGCGCCAGCCAGAGCGTCATCGCCCTTGTCGACGAGAACGGCAGCGAGACCGTGACGATCACCGGCCTCGACAAAGACGGGTTCAGCGCGCCGATCGAGGCGTCAGACCTCACGGTGTCCGCGGGCGCAGACGTCTCAGTCGAGTCGCTCGACGGCAACACCTTCACGATCACCCCGCGGGTTGCCTCGGGTGCCGCGACAGTGTCGTTCTCGGCGGGCGACCGCCGCGTCGATGTCGCAGTAACCGTCGGCCTCGAAGAAGCCCCCGTGTCAGACCTCGCGAACGCGAAGGACTGGACCTTTCGTGCTGACCGCGCAACCGGCGAGATCGCGCAGACCACCGGGCCGAACGGTGAGGCCGCGCTGAAGCTCACCTACGACTTTGCCTCGTCAACGGGCACACGCGGTGCCTACGCAGTCGCGCCCGAACCGATTGAGATCGCTGGCCAGCCGAAGGCCCTCAAGATGTGGGTGCACGGCGACGGAAACAGCACCTGGCCGCGCCTGCAGATGAAGACCGGCGCGGGCACAACAATGAACATTGATGGCCCGCACACTAGCTGGACGGGCTGGCAAGAGCTCACCTTCAACGTGCCCGTCGGCACTGCGTATCCCCTCAAGCTTGAGCGGGTGCGCATGATGGAGACGTCAGCTGCGAAGCAGTACACCGGCGAGACGGCATTCGCAGGTATTCGCGCGGTCGTGGCCCCCGAGGTTGCACAGCCCGAGTCGCCGGTCGTGCACGACCCGCTCGTCGTCACCAACGGCACCGTCGACAAGCGCGCGCAGCGCATCGCCGTGATGAGCGACGCGCAGTTCGTGGCGCGCAACCCAGAAGGCGCGAACGTGCAGGGCGCGCGCCAGACCCTGCGCGAAATCCTCGCGGCGAAGCCGGAGATGTTTGTGATCACCGGCGACTTCGTCGACGAGGCCGCGCCCGAGGACTTCGACCTCGCGCGCAAGATCTTGGACGAGGAGATCGGCAACAAGCTCCCCTGGGTCTACGTGCCGGGCAACCACGAGGTCATGGGCGGTCCGATCGAGAACTTCATCGCCGAGTTTGGCCCGACGAAGACGAAGCAGCAGGTGGGCGGCACCCTGGTCATCACCCTGAACACCGCGAATGGTAACTTCAACAGCTCGGACAAGCAGCAGATGCGCTTCCTGGAAGACGCGCTTGCCGAGGCTGAGAACGACTCGACGATCACGGGCGTGCTCGTGTTCGCCCACCACCCGGTCGATGACCCGAAGAGCAGCAAGGATAGCCAGATCTCAGACCGCATCGAGGCGAAGCGGTATCAGGATCGGCTTGCGCAATTCCGTGCCGACACCGGCAAGTCAATCGCGTCGATCAACGGCCACGCCGGCGTCTTCCACGCGACGAGCCATGAGGGCGTATCGACGTTCCTCAGTGGAAACTCGGGCAAGTCACCGTCGAGCTCACCCGACAAGGGCGGTTTCACGGGCTGGGCGATGCTTGGGATCAACCCGAACTCGGGTGTCGTCGGGCACGATCCCGCCCCCGTGACGAGCCGCACCAACTGGCTCCAGACCGAAGTGAAGCCCCGAGTTGACGAGGTTACGCTCGGTGCGTCAGCTGCGGTCCCCTCGGCCATGACGGTCGGAGACACTGTCACGGTCGACGCCACGATCTCCCAAGACGGCGGACGCATTGTGCCCGTGCAGTGGCCGATGAGCGCAGTCTGGGACGGCGAAGCGGTTGTCATTGATGATGGCGCCGTAGAGACCGACAAACGTGGCATCGCGCTGAGCGCGAGCGTGAGCGAGTCGGCCGCCGAAAGCGTGGTCAGGTTCAACCCGTCGACGGGGGCGCTGACCGCAACCGGAGCGGGGCAGGCGACGCTTGCCGTCACGGTGAACGGTGTGACGAGCGAGCACACGATCGAGGTCTCGGGCGATACGACCGGCCCCGTGGATCCGGGTGGTCCCGGTGAGTCGGAGGGCCCGGGTGAGTCGGGGGACGGCGGCGATAACGGCAGCGGTACTAAGCCCGGTACCGGCTCCGTGGCAGGACCTGGGGCCGGGTCCGAGGGCGAGCACAACCTTGCGGCCACCGGTGGTCACGAACTGCAGTGGACGCTGGCCGCCGTCCTCGTGAGTGCGCTGCTCACCGTGGGAGGGCTGCTCGTGTTCTGGCGGCGCCGTTCGCCGAACAGCTGA
- a CDS encoding dihydrofolate reductase family protein: MSDTTCHMSISLDGFVAGPRQSLEHGLGVRGHELHAWHMGDTRATSADEVANSWLMRPRGAYVMGRNMFGPIRGEWEPSWEGWWGAEPPYHAPVFVLTHHPREPIELAGGTTFHFVTDGFDAAYAQAVQVAGDRGVDIAGGASTVRQALAADVIDELVLDVAPVLLGAGERLFDGVAAFPFEPVETLHSPLATHIRYHRAGG, encoded by the coding sequence ATGAGCGACACCACCTGCCACATGTCCATCTCGCTCGACGGCTTCGTCGCCGGGCCCAGGCAGAGTCTGGAGCACGGGCTCGGCGTCCGCGGCCACGAGCTGCATGCGTGGCACATGGGCGATACGCGGGCGACCAGCGCCGACGAGGTCGCGAACTCGTGGCTCATGCGCCCCCGCGGCGCCTACGTGATGGGCCGCAACATGTTCGGCCCGATCCGGGGCGAGTGGGAGCCAAGCTGGGAGGGGTGGTGGGGCGCTGAGCCGCCGTACCACGCGCCCGTGTTCGTGCTCACGCACCATCCTCGCGAGCCCATCGAACTGGCGGGCGGGACCACGTTCCACTTCGTCACCGACGGGTTTGATGCCGCCTACGCGCAGGCCGTTCAAGTTGCGGGGGATCGGGGTGTCGACATCGCGGGCGGCGCGTCCACCGTTCGCCAGGCGCTCGCCGCAGACGTCATCGACGAGCTCGTGCTCGACGTCGCGCCCGTGCTGCTCGGGGCGGGGGAGCGGCTGTTCGACGGCGTCGCAGCGTTCCCGTTCGAGCCTGTTGAGACGCTTCACTCGCCGCTCGCGACCCACATCCGGTATCACCGGGCCGGCGGCTAG
- a CDS encoding aldo/keto reductase: MGARTAIVGGGGGPLAAGDPHPGAAATRGVSPGDPDTDLAGHRVSRVAFGAARLTAGDGWGTPEDPEAAKDLLLAAVDAGFSYVDTADALGPGVSERLIGEAIGNRADVLVATKVGMLRPSADAWGVLGRPDYLRQQIQLSLQRLRRDRIDLLYLHRVDPTVPLAEQLGALQEARDRGDVGAIGVSEPSAAQLDAVLELEPGLAAVQSLLNVAARQNGEIAARLERLGIPFVAYWPLVGRGLRAEHKQLLFAELQRIGQTVGLSAHQLSLAWIFSAHPNALAVAGSRSLVHLVQNQQAAGTRLDSCVSSEVEAAVQAVLGDTPFDPRFPEENS; this comes from the coding sequence GTGGGAGCACGGACAGCAATCGTTGGGGGTGGCGGGGGGCCGCTGGCGGCCGGGGACCCTCACCCAGGAGCCGCGGCGACGCGCGGGGTCTCGCCGGGCGACCCCGACACCGACCTCGCCGGTCACCGGGTGTCGCGGGTCGCGTTCGGCGCGGCCCGGCTCACCGCCGGCGACGGCTGGGGTACCCCGGAAGACCCCGAGGCCGCGAAGGATCTGCTCCTCGCCGCCGTCGACGCCGGCTTCAGCTACGTCGACACCGCCGACGCGCTCGGCCCCGGCGTCAGCGAGCGCCTCATCGGCGAGGCCATCGGCAACCGCGCTGACGTGCTCGTCGCGACGAAGGTTGGCATGCTCCGCCCATCGGCAGACGCGTGGGGCGTGCTCGGCAGACCCGACTACCTGCGCCAGCAGATCCAGCTCAGCCTGCAGCGGCTGCGCCGCGACCGCATCGACCTGCTCTACCTCCACCGCGTCGACCCGACCGTGCCGCTCGCCGAACAGCTCGGGGCGCTCCAGGAGGCGCGCGACCGCGGCGACGTCGGCGCGATCGGCGTGAGCGAACCCTCCGCCGCGCAGCTCGACGCGGTGCTCGAGCTCGAGCCGGGCCTCGCCGCCGTGCAGAGCCTGTTGAACGTCGCGGCGAGGCAGAACGGCGAGATCGCCGCGCGCCTGGAGCGGCTCGGGATCCCGTTCGTCGCGTACTGGCCGCTCGTCGGCCGCGGGCTCAGGGCCGAGCACAAGCAGCTGCTGTTCGCCGAGCTCCAGCGCATCGGGCAGACCGTCGGCCTGAGCGCGCACCAGCTCAGCCTCGCCTGGATCTTCTCGGCGCACCCGAACGCGCTCGCCGTCGCGGGATCGCGCTCACTCGTCCATCTCGTGCAGAACCAGCAGGCCGCCGGCACCCGACTGGACTCCTGCGTCAGCTCCGAGGTCGAGGCCGCCGTCCAAGCGGTGCTCGGCGACACCCCATTCGACCCCCGCTTCCCCGAGGAGAACTCATGA
- a CDS encoding amidohydrolase: protein MTTTAPTAAKPRTGTDPLATYLAYAETEQAPGGHAGGDAGAGSSPVLTAASPFGGAPEALHGRIVDRVEAARDELRALAVALFEDPEIGFEEHRSVARIAELLAAGGHQVETGSFGLPTAFRASVGSGSPHFAIVAEYDALPGIGHACGHNIIAAVAAGAFAALAPEVAALGGKLSIIGTPAEEGGGGKEHVLRAGGFDGVDAAGMVHPSVGSEVSPIYGSGTSGVRRLRVRYHGRAGHAAASPQLGLNALDAVVTAYQSIAQLRQHILPIDRIHGIITNDGAAANVVPDLAEAEFLVRSSEIDTLKVLTERVIDALEAAALATGTTAEIDVDFEPPYLPLNPNVLLTKHWARRLETRGRVVPLTPARVRLGGPSTDMGNVSWAIPAVHPALGLGGPADVAPHNAAFAESTVEPPAFDALVDAAIALAGLAADYLADGGLRAAVREEFDANGGVRRWTS, encoded by the coding sequence ATGACCACCACCGCACCCACCGCCGCCAAGCCCCGCACCGGCACCGACCCGCTCGCGACCTACCTCGCCTACGCGGAGACGGAGCAGGCGCCGGGTGGCCATGCGGGCGGCGACGCCGGCGCAGGATCCTCCCCGGTCCTCACCGCCGCAAGCCCGTTCGGCGGCGCACCGGAGGCCCTGCACGGCAGGATCGTCGACCGCGTCGAGGCCGCCCGCGACGAGCTGCGGGCCCTCGCGGTCGCGCTGTTCGAGGACCCGGAGATCGGGTTCGAGGAGCACCGGAGCGTCGCCCGCATCGCCGAGCTGCTTGCCGCAGGCGGCCACCAGGTCGAGACCGGGTCGTTCGGCCTGCCGACGGCGTTCCGCGCGAGCGTCGGGTCGGGGTCGCCGCACTTCGCGATCGTCGCCGAGTACGACGCGCTGCCTGGCATCGGGCACGCCTGCGGCCACAACATCATCGCCGCGGTCGCGGCGGGCGCCTTCGCGGCACTCGCGCCCGAGGTCGCGGCGCTCGGCGGCAAGCTGAGCATCATTGGCACGCCGGCCGAGGAGGGCGGCGGGGGCAAGGAGCATGTGCTGCGAGCGGGCGGCTTCGACGGCGTCGACGCGGCAGGGATGGTGCATCCGTCGGTCGGCTCCGAGGTTTCGCCGATCTACGGCTCGGGCACGAGCGGCGTGCGGCGACTGCGGGTGCGCTACCACGGCAGGGCCGGGCACGCGGCGGCGAGCCCCCAGCTCGGGCTCAACGCGCTCGACGCCGTCGTCACCGCCTACCAGTCGATCGCGCAGCTGCGCCAGCACATCCTGCCGATCGACCGCATCCACGGCATCATCACGAACGACGGCGCCGCAGCGAACGTGGTGCCCGACCTCGCGGAGGCCGAGTTCCTCGTGCGCTCGAGCGAGATCGACACGCTGAAGGTGCTCACCGAGCGCGTCATCGACGCGCTCGAGGCGGCAGCGCTCGCGACAGGCACGACCGCCGAGATCGACGTCGACTTCGAGCCGCCGTACCTGCCGCTGAATCCGAACGTGCTGCTCACGAAGCACTGGGCCAGGCGCCTCGAGACCCGCGGCCGGGTCGTCCCGCTGACGCCCGCGCGCGTCAGGCTCGGCGGCCCCTCCACCGACATGGGCAACGTGAGCTGGGCGATCCCGGCGGTGCACCCGGCGCTCGGCCTCGGCGGCCCGGCCGACGTGGCGCCGCACAACGCCGCGTTCGCGGAGTCCACGGTCGAGCCGCCGGCGTTTGACGCGCTCGTCGACGCCGCGATCGCGCTCGCGGGCCTCGCCGCCGACTACCTCGCGGACGGCGGGCTTCGGGCCGCGGTGCGGGAGGAGTTCGATGCGAACGGCGGCGTCAGGCGGTGGACGTCGTGA
- a CDS encoding ABC transporter permease yields MSAATLTGERRGAAGGPVAAPDEDRRGAPRWPRILLRSLVDLVLVVWLAATIAFLALRLIPGDPLDVLLSGVQDATPEMRAEIAAHYGLDRPAIVQYFGYLWGVVQGDLGTSYHRGSPVTQVLFSELGPTVELTVAAMLVAVVAAVALALATSGQRPGVRLAAQGLEVVAVSVPSFWLGIVLMTVFSFGLKWVPAFSGDSPAGLILPVVTLAVPLVGVITQLLRERVEHQLHEPFVTTVRARGVSEARLRSQHLLRHASVPVLTLSSIIFGSLLTGTVVIETLFARPGIGRVIVLALQDRDVPVVLGFVVFAAVVFIVINTVVDLLLPLNDPRLKGA; encoded by the coding sequence GTGAGCGCGGCCACGCTCACGGGGGAGCGCCGGGGCGCCGCCGGCGGGCCTGTCGCGGCACCCGATGAGGATCGCCGGGGCGCACCCCGCTGGCCCCGCATTCTGCTGCGCAGCCTCGTCGATCTCGTGCTCGTCGTCTGGCTCGCCGCGACGATCGCGTTCCTCGCGCTCCGCCTCATTCCCGGCGACCCGCTCGACGTGTTGCTCTCGGGTGTGCAGGACGCGACGCCCGAGATGCGCGCCGAGATCGCCGCGCACTATGGCCTCGACCGGCCGGCGATCGTGCAGTACTTCGGCTACCTCTGGGGCGTCGTGCAGGGTGACCTCGGCACGAGCTACCACCGCGGCTCGCCCGTCACGCAGGTGCTCTTCAGCGAGCTCGGCCCCACCGTCGAGCTGACGGTCGCGGCGATGCTCGTCGCCGTCGTCGCTGCGGTCGCGCTCGCCCTCGCGACGAGCGGCCAGCGGCCAGGCGTGCGGCTCGCGGCGCAGGGCCTCGAGGTTGTCGCGGTGTCGGTGCCGTCGTTCTGGCTCGGCATCGTGCTCATGACAGTCTTCTCGTTCGGGCTCAAGTGGGTGCCAGCGTTCAGCGGGGACTCGCCGGCCGGGCTGATCCTGCCCGTCGTCACGCTCGCCGTGCCGCTCGTCGGCGTCATCACGCAGCTGCTCCGCGAGCGCGTCGAGCATCAGCTGCACGAGCCCTTCGTCACGACGGTGCGGGCCCGCGGGGTGAGCGAGGCGCGGCTGCGCTCGCAGCACCTGCTGCGCCACGCGAGCGTGCCCGTGCTCACCCTGAGCAGCATCATCTTCGGGTCGCTGCTCACGGGCACCGTCGTCATCGAGACGCTGTTCGCGCGGCCCGGCATCGGCCGCGTCATCGTGCTCGCGCTGCAGGACCGCGACGTGCCCGTCGTGCTCGGCTTCGTCGTCTTCGCCGCCGTCGTCTTCATCGTCATCAACACCGTCGTCGATCTGCTGCTTCCGCTCAACGACCCGCGACTCAAGGGGGCATGA
- a CDS encoding ABC transporter permease, with translation MVSRIVRDQRPDGGGAAASLAPGQRRPARAPRSARAGKPGRPPVGVLVALGVFALLVVAAVAPSLVAPQSPLASDPANSFAGPSAEHWLGTDQLGRDQFSRLVHGARYSILLGIGATLIGLAGGIVLGVVAGYARGTWDRAITRLLDVLLAFPDVLVALVTITVLGPGEWSLIWAVGLGRIPGSARLVRGEVLRVRETGFVRSGIGLGLSPARLVVRHVLPNSLGPVLVHAVLGVGVSIIFGASLSFLGLGAVPPTPEWGLMLSEARQYLSIAPWVAIWPGLLITITVVSITVVGRFAQQRFITKRSSL, from the coding sequence ATGGTCAGCCGTATCGTCCGCGACCAGCGCCCCGATGGGGGAGGCGCGGCGGCGTCCCTGGCGCCGGGCCAGCGTCGGCCGGCCCGCGCGCCACGGAGCGCCCGGGCGGGCAAGCCAGGCCGCCCACCGGTCGGCGTGCTCGTCGCGCTTGGGGTGTTCGCGCTGCTCGTGGTCGCCGCCGTCGCGCCGTCGCTCGTCGCGCCGCAGAGCCCGCTCGCGAGCGACCCCGCGAACTCGTTCGCCGGGCCGAGCGCCGAGCACTGGCTCGGCACCGATCAGCTCGGCCGCGACCAGTTCTCGCGGCTCGTGCACGGCGCGAGGTACTCGATCCTGCTCGGGATCGGTGCGACCCTCATCGGCCTCGCCGGTGGCATCGTGCTCGGCGTCGTCGCCGGCTACGCGCGCGGCACCTGGGATCGCGCGATCACCCGCCTCCTCGACGTGCTGCTCGCGTTCCCCGACGTGCTCGTCGCGCTCGTAACCATCACGGTGCTCGGGCCGGGCGAGTGGAGCCTCATCTGGGCGGTCGGGCTCGGCCGCATCCCCGGCTCGGCGCGCCTCGTGCGAGGCGAGGTGCTGCGGGTGCGCGAGACCGGGTTCGTGCGCTCCGGGATCGGCCTCGGCCTGAGCCCCGCGCGCCTCGTCGTGCGCCACGTGCTCCCGAACAGCCTCGGCCCGGTGCTCGTGCACGCGGTGCTCGGGGTCGGCGTGAGCATCATCTTCGGCGCCTCGCTGAGCTTCCTCGGGCTCGGGGCGGTGCCGCCGACGCCCGAGTGGGGGCTCATGCTCTCGGAGGCCAGGCAATACCTGAGCATCGCGCCGTGGGTGGCGATCTGGCCGGGCCTACTCATCACCATCACCGTCGTCTCGATCACGGTCGTCGGCCGCTTCGCGCAGCAGCGCTTCATCACGAAACGGAGTTCGCTATGA
- a CDS encoding dipeptide ABC transporter ATP-binding protein, producing the protein MTHASAAHAPAGQASAPPIADVCGLTVSFGGQVAVRDVSFKLTPGKCVALVGESGSGKSVTARSLLGLVGRGADVRADRLRLGERDLLGLSAREWLAVRGSEVGFVLQDALVSLDPLMRVGRQVTEAITARGRLRGAARAERAIDLLERAGVPEPELRARQYPHELSGGLRQRALIASAVAGDPGLLIADEPTTALDVTVQAQILTLLGELRSGGTGLLLVSHDLAVVSQLADEILVLHRGEVVEQGSADSVLGSPRTAYTKTLLAAIPAERPRREPAPTPAAAAGAVEPGAPARRPPVLQALNLRKQYARPGGGHTAALDGVSFALNRGETLGIVGESGSGKSSAANVVLGFTDPDAGEVLLDGEVWSAARERDRRPRRHRIQAISQDPLGSFDPRADVRAILTEALAAVGVPRAEHTDRAVALLEQVGLGAEHLARNPLELSGGQRQRVAISRALATDPEVIVCDEAVSALDVSVQAQVLDLLTELQRRLGVSLLFISHDLGVIRSIADEVIVMRGGRVVEAGRTEQVFTAPQHDYTRELISAIPRLRGAGSAGPGPAHPSEPSAASTERTTTS; encoded by the coding sequence ATGACACACGCCAGCGCAGCGCACGCCCCCGCCGGGCAGGCCTCGGCGCCGCCGATCGCCGACGTGTGCGGTCTCACCGTCTCCTTCGGCGGGCAGGTCGCCGTGCGCGACGTCTCGTTCAAGCTCACCCCCGGCAAGTGCGTCGCCCTCGTCGGGGAATCAGGATCGGGCAAGTCGGTCACCGCCCGCAGCCTCCTCGGCCTCGTCGGGCGCGGCGCCGACGTGCGCGCCGACAGGCTGCGCCTCGGCGAGCGCGACCTCCTCGGGCTCTCCGCTCGGGAGTGGCTCGCGGTGCGCGGCTCGGAGGTCGGGTTCGTGCTGCAGGACGCGCTCGTCTCACTCGACCCGCTCATGCGAGTCGGCAGGCAGGTCACCGAGGCGATCACCGCTCGCGGGCGGCTGCGCGGCGCCGCCCGCGCCGAGCGCGCCATCGACCTCCTCGAGCGGGCCGGCGTCCCCGAGCCTGAGCTTCGGGCGCGGCAGTACCCGCACGAACTGTCAGGCGGGCTGCGCCAGCGCGCGCTCATCGCGAGCGCGGTCGCGGGCGACCCCGGCCTGCTCATCGCCGACGAGCCGACGACGGCGCTCGACGTCACCGTGCAGGCGCAGATCCTCACCCTGCTCGGGGAGCTGCGCTCCGGCGGCACCGGGCTGCTGCTCGTGAGCCACGACCTCGCGGTCGTCTCGCAGCTCGCCGATGAGATCCTCGTGCTGCATCGCGGCGAGGTCGTCGAGCAGGGCAGCGCCGACTCGGTGCTCGGCTCGCCCCGCACGGCGTACACGAAGACGCTGCTCGCGGCGATCCCGGCGGAGCGTCCCCGGCGCGAGCCGGCACCGACCCCGGCGGCCGCGGCGGGCGCCGTCGAGCCGGGCGCCCCCGCCCGGCGGCCGCCGGTGCTCCAGGCGCTGAACCTGCGCAAGCAGTACGCGCGGCCGGGCGGCGGGCACACCGCCGCGCTCGACGGCGTCTCGTTCGCGCTGAACCGCGGCGAGACGCTCGGCATCGTCGGCGAATCAGGCTCGGGCAAGTCGAGCGCGGCGAACGTCGTGCTCGGATTCACGGACCCCGACGCGGGCGAAGTGCTGCTCGACGGCGAGGTGTGGTCGGCCGCGCGCGAGCGCGACCGGCGCCCCAGGCGGCACCGCATCCAGGCGATCTCGCAGGATCCGCTCGGCTCGTTCGACCCGCGGGCCGACGTGCGGGCGATCCTCACCGAGGCGCTCGCGGCCGTCGGTGTCCCACGCGCCGAGCACACCGACCGCGCCGTGGCGCTCCTCGAACAGGTCGGGCTCGGCGCCGAACACCTCGCGCGCAACCCGCTCGAACTCTCCGGCGGGCAGCGGCAGCGGGTGGCGATCTCGCGGGCACTCGCGACCGACCCCGAAGTGATCGTCTGCGACGAGGCGGTCTCCGCGCTCGACGTGTCGGTGCAGGCGCAGGTGCTCGACCTGCTCACCGAACTGCAGCGCCGCCTCGGCGTCTCGCTGCTGTTCATCTCGCACGACCTCGGCGTCATCCGCAGCATCGCCGACGAGGTCATCGTCATGCGCGGCGGCCGGGTCGTCGAGGCAGGCCGCACCGAGCAGGTCTTCACGGCCCCGCAGCACGACTACACCCGCGAACTCATCTCCGCGATCCCGCGCCTCCGGGGCGCCGGGAGCGCGGGTCCTGGCCCAGCACACCCCTCCGAACCATCAGCAGCATCCACCGAAAGAACGACAACATCATGA